A segment of the Neochlamydia sp. S13 genome:
CAGGTACTTGTAATTCTCTTCTGTTTAACATTTGGCTAGAAAAAATATTGATACCTGAACTTAAAGCAGGACAAGTTGTGATAATGGATAATGCTACCTTCCATAAATCGCAAGCCACTGATGAACTTATTAAAAAGGCAGGGTGTGAGATTTTATTTTTACCGCCTTATTCTCCAGATTTAAATCCTATTGAAACCTTTTGGGCTAATTTTAAGAAGATTGTAGCAGCAAATATAAGTAAGTTTTCGACTCTTGCTCAAACCATTGATTACTCTTTTTTAAGTATATGTTAATGACTAGAAATTTAAAATTCAAACCACTATACTTGAAACTTACCTAATCGTTTTAATATCTTTTATTATTCATAACATTTTCATGAACGGGGTTACCTTCTAATATAAGCTTTTTAAGATTAGGTACTTGAGGAGGAGGTATTATGGGATGATTATTAAAGGAAAGCTGCTGCAACTGTAAAAACTGGCTGAAGCCTGCAGGAATGGTAGCTAGCTGATTGTGGCTTAAGTCAATCGTTTGCAGTGCAGGAAGCCTTAACTTTGCTGGCAAAATAGCTAGCTGGTTGCGCCTTAAGTCAAGGTGTTGCAGCCGAGGAAGTTGTCCAATAGCTTTAGGAATAGAAGTTAATTGGTTATTGCTTAAGTGAAGTGATTGCAGCTGAGAAAGCTGTGCAAGGGCTGCAGGAAGAGCATTTAACTCATTATCACTCAGATCAAGCACTTTTAACAGAAGAAGCTCTCCTATGTCGGTAGGAATAGAAGCTAATTGGTTATGGTTTAAACCAAGGGTTTGAAGCGCAGTAAGCTGTCCGATGATGGTAGAAAGGGCAGTTAGTTGGTTGTAGCTTAAGCCAAGCTCTTGTAATTTAGAGAGCTGCCCCACAGCCTTAGGAATAATGCTTAGCCGGTTGTGACTTAATTTAAGATTTTTCAGCTTAGAAAGCTGTCCTACTTCTATAGGTAAAGTATTTAGCTGGTTGTGGTCTAAATCCAGTACACGAAGCGCAGTGAGCTGCCCTATGGCGGGAGGAATCATGGTTAGTTGATTGTGGCTTAAGTAGAGCTCTTGCAGTTGAGAGAGTTGTCCTAACTGTGTAGGTAGAGTAGTTAATTGGTTGCGACTTAAGTCCACCATTTGCAGCCCTGCAAGCTGTCCAATAGCTGGAGGAATAGCAGTTAGATCATTATTAGCTAATGTTAGCCATTCCAGATTAGAAAGTTGTCCAATAGCTGTAGGCAGAGAGACTAAATGATTATTATTCAATCCAAGCTCTCTAAGCTCCAAAAGCTGATCTATTTCTGTAGGTAAAGCAGTTAGATAATTATCGTTTAAGCCTAGCTGCTGCAACCGAGGAAGCTGTCCAATTTCTTTAGGAAGAACAGTTAGTCTGTTACGATCTAAGGAAAGTTCATGTAATTGAGAAAGCTGAAAGAGTTCAGGAGGTAGAACAGCTAGCTTATTGTTATCTAATGAGAGGGATTGCAGCTGAGAAAGCTGTCCAATGGTTGCAGGGAGAGTGTTTATCTGGTTATGGCTTAAATACAGGTGCTGCAGCTGACAAAGCTGTCCAATAGTTGTGGGAAGAGCTGTCAGATGATTATTTGATGCTACAAGTTTTTTAAGTTTAGAGAGGCGACCGATAGACGCAGGAAGAATGGTTAGCTGGTTGCCGCCTATACAAAGCTCTTGTAGCTGAGAAAGCTTTCCCACTTCTGAGGGTAACATGATTAAGCCGGAAAAATTTAAATCTAAGCGTGTAATAGTTTTAGCATGAACTTCCATCCATTGGCTTAATAGCTCTCCTTTTTCTTTCAAAGATAGGGCTTTAATTTTTGGTTGGTTTAAGTACTCTGCTCCTCCAGGTAGCTTGTGCCATAGTAAGAGACGGTTGATATTCAGTAGATAAGAGAAATAATTAGAAAGAGTAAAAGCCCTGGATTTTTTTGGAGTCTTTTCAAGCTCTACAGGGGCAAGATAGGCCGATAAAGTAAAAAGTTTCGAAAAGATATGAACGACTTTCTCTTCAACCGAGCAATCTGGCTTAATTTTGTAAATTTTATCTAAAATGCTAGCTTGCTCTGTAAAATCCCCGTTCTCTTCAGGAAAATGAATCTGGAGAATTTCTTTGTAAAGTGAGGACATCGAAATGGTGATGGTAGATTGAGGAGAAAGAACTTGAATATAAGTTGGACCTGTAGGCAAATTAGTCGGAGGTGTAGGCGAAGAAGAGGTAGAAATAAAAGGTTGAGGAGCTAATGGGGAAAGCGGAGAAGAGCTTGGGTGTATCTGCTGCAGTTTCTCTGCTCCCAATTGCCTAACTTTGTTAATCTCTTCTAATAATTCTTCCGATTCTTTATCACTTACTTTTTCTTTACCCTTTGACTCTTTGCTTTCCTGGTCGAGTAACTCTTCCTCTTGATTATCTGATATTTTTTTTAGATTTAAGTCGCCTAGGACCAAAGAATCTATTCCTATCCTTAATAAGAGTCTAGGATCAAGCTGTTTAAAAGAGTTTTCATAATAAGCTTGAGATTTTTCATATGTATGAATTGATTGCATGGCGTCTTTTTTCACTAAATCTTTTAGAAATAAATCGTATTCTCCTTTTTTAGAATTATTCTTGTCCTGCAAGAAGGCCGGTAGAGTGTCGTAGTTGGGTGTATACTGTTCAATAACCTTGCTATCCCTTAGGCCAAGCTTATGGCAAGCTAAACAATAAATCTCATCGTCTTTGTTGAGGGTATGCCCACAAGGCAACGAAGTAACTGCCTGCTTCGCTGGTTCTCCTACATGAGCATCTTTTGTATTCTCTGTAGGGAGGGCACGAGCATTTGCCTGGGTGCTAGAAGGGGAAGTTGGCGGCATCATATTTAGCTCCATTAAAATATAAATTAAACTTTTTCTTCAAAATCAAGTTAGACTTGATTTTTTACTAAATTGCATCGACTTATTTATGATAAAAATGATCTTTTTTTTTATTTTTTAGCAACTATTATTCGATAAACAAAAAAATTCTAGAAGATGTTACCTTAAATTAAGATCCTATCTATTATTTTTTAAGTAAATTCCTCTTAAACATTCAAAGAAAAAAATTCTTATTTTAAAAGCAAGATCTTTTCTTAAGAGTAAATCTTTATAAGCATAAGGTTGAATTATGAATACTTTACCAACAACTTCACAAGCTATGATTTATACTTCAATCTCCTAGGATCATGTTAAGGAAAAGATAGGTTTTGGAGCACCTTCTTAGGATGGATTAAAAAGAAATGGAGGTGGCAGCTTCTAGCGTCAAATCATCGCCTCTGCCTTTATGTTTATAAATATGATAAGCTAGCCCTGCTATCATAGCTGCATTATCCAAGCTTAGTCCGGGAGATGGCCAATATTGTGGATAGTGGCTACCTTTTTCTATAAACATCTTACGCAGCGCTTTATTATTAGTGACGCCACCACCAAAAACTAAGGTTTTACAATTATATTTTTCTGCAGCCTGTAGGGTCTTTTTCAAAATGTCGGTAAAAGCGGCATATTGAAAGGATGCTGCTAAATCAGATTTATCAGACGTTAAGTTATAAGTGTATAAGACTCCAGTTTTTAGGCCACTAAAAGAAAAGTCAAAAGGCTTGCCTTTTACAGTACCCGCTTTTAGAGGATAGCGTAAACTAGATCCTTTCTCCGCTAATGCTTCGATAGGAGGGCCACCAGGATAAGGCAATCCCATAATTTTAGCGACTTTATCAAAAGCTTCACCAATTGCATCATCTACGGTTTGGCCTATCAATTCATATTTCCCTATCTCGTGCATACATATAAGGCTCGTATGTCCTCCAGAAAGAACAATACCAAGGCATGGAAATTCGGCATGAGGATTTGACATGAGGGCAGCATATAGATGAGCTTCGACATGATTGACACCTATATAAGGCTTATTCATACACAGCGCTATTGTTTTAATAGCATTTAAGCCTATAAGCACAGCGCCGATCAGCCCGGGACCATAGGCGACTGAAAAAAGGTCAATATCTTCAAGTTTGCAATTAGCTTCTTGGAGAGCTTGATCGATGACGGGAAAAAGCACATCGACATGTTTACGGCAAGCTAGCTCCGGAACAACTCCTCCAAATTCTTGGTGTAAGTCAATTTGGGAAAAGACGACATTAGAAAGAATCTCTCTTCCGTCTTTTACTACTGCACAGGCAGTTTCATCACATGTTGTTTCAATTCCTAGGACTAACATAAGCAATATAAGTTACTACAGAGGCTATTTGTAAATCTATTCTATTTTTTGGGATGATGGTTTGGCTTTACTCAAATGCAAAAGAGGGAAAATAAACTCATGATAAATTGGCAATTGGTTTATCATTCTAGCCGGGCTATTTCAAGGCCATTCAAGTATGCTTTTTTGCTTTTAATGAATAAGCTAGACGAGAATTTTATTTGGTGAAATGCAGATAAAGCTAGCTAGCAAAAATTTTTAAGAAAAGCTACCTTAAGCACTGGCTACCCATGCCTTTATAAACTCCTTTATTTTAAGTTAGCAAGCTAAGATATATTTCTAATCAATACTCTTATATTTTAAAATGCATATTTAACTTTTAAATATAGTAATGATTCATTTTGCCAATAAAGATTTAGAGTTATCATCTAAAATCCATAAAGCTTTGTGAGTAGGTGTCCCAACTTTTTGCACAGGGATTAGCTCGGGGTTATAGGGCCCCTTTAATGCTTGAAAGACCATATCTTCTTTGCCTTTTCCAAATACATATAGCAAAATGTATGAGGCGGCATTAATACACTCATAAGTAAGAGTCATACGCCATGTGTTTTTTTGAGGGATAAAATTACCGATAACTAAGCGATTGCGTACATGCAGGCCACTTGTCTGAGGAAAAAGTGAGGCAGTATGCCCATCTTCTCCCATACCTAAAAGCACGGCATCAAAGTTTTTTTTCGGAATCTTAGTTTGAATCAAATCTTGATAATGCCGAGCATTCTCTTCTATATTATTTTCAGCTTGCATCCGAAAGATATTGTCCGCTTTCAGCGGCAATGCATTAAAGCCTGCTTCCATAGCATTTAAGTAATTACTCTCTGGATGAGTGGGAGGCACGCTGCGCTCATCGCTCCAAAATAGCAGGACTTTTGACCACTCAATTCTTCCGCGATTTTCTAAAGAGGTAAGAAATTGGAAAATAGCTTTAGGAGTACTTCCTCCCGATAATGCTACTGCAAAGTAACCCTGGTTTTCAATGCATGTATTCGCAAGCTCAATGAATTGCTCCACACAATAAAGGAGTGCTTCTCGGTAGTTTCCAGCAGCAACCACATCTCTTCTATCATCAAACACTTGTATTTTAGTTTTCCAAGAGGAATTTAGCATAAGACCTAAATATTTTTTTGTTTTTACCCTAGCGAATCATGTTTCTCAAAGATAAAAAAATTCTTATTTACCTTTACTCGTTCTAACTAATCTTTTACAACTACCTTGCTTTTTTAACTTTAAAAAGTTAGGAAGATTAAATTAAACTCCATTTTCTTCCACTTTGTACTAGCAATTGATTAGCCTCTTCAGGTCCCCAGGTCCCGGCAGCATAATTTGGGAAGCAGGGGACAGGATTATCTTGCCAGTGGTGGTGGATAGGCGATAATAATCTCCAGGAAGCTAGCACTTCATCTGCTCGTGCAAATAAGGTGTTGTCTCCCGACATGCAATCTAAGATTAGCCTCTCATAAGCTTCGGGAGGGGTGGCGCCAAAATAAGATCCATACTGGAAATCCATCTTAACAGGTTGGATAGGGCTATTAATACCAGGCACTTTGCAATTAATTTTTAAAGAAATTCCTTCATCAGGTTGAATACGTATTACTAAGACGTTCTGTTCAATTGTTTTACCTGCATCATTAAAGAGAAAGCCTGGTACAGCTTTAAAAGTAATAGCTATTTCTGTAGCTCTTTTAGGAAGCCTTTTACCTGCCCTAAGATAAAAAGGAACACCGGACCAGCGCCAGTTATCAATAAACAATTGTAGGGCTACATAGGTTTCTACTTGAGATTGAGGATGCACGTTTTCCTCTTGCCGATATCCATTGACTGGCTGGCCGTTGATAAGGCCAGGGCCATATTGTCCGCGAATGATTAAGCGATCCATCTGATCTATAGAAAAAGGGCGAATGGATTCAATAACTTTGACTTTTTCATTATGAATGGCTTCAGCTCTAAGGCTATTGGGAGGTTCCATGCAGACAAGAGAGAGAAGCTGCATCATATGGTTTTGAACGATATCTCTTAGCATGCCTGCTTCTTCAAAAAATCGACCGCGGTTGCCAATGCCTATTTCTTCGCCTACTGTAATTTGGACATTATCGATGTGGCTATTATTCCAAATGGCTTCAAAAAGTGGATTGCTAAAACGAAATACTAAGAGATTTTGAACAGTTTCTTTACCTAGATAATGGTCTATGCGATAGATCTGTGATTCGTTTAGATACTGGGATATTTCTTTTTGCAGCTCCTTGGCAGACTTTAAGTCAAAGCCAAAAGGTTTTTCAATAATCACTCGCGACCATTTATCAGGGCTTTCTATCTCGTTGTAAATAAGGTTATGTTGGCTCAGCTTTTGAATAATAAGAGGAAAAAAACTAGGCTGGGTAGATAGATAAAAAACTCTATTTCCTTTTGTTCCATATTTAATATCTAAGTCTTCAAGTAGCTTAGCTAGCCTTATATACCCTTCATCTTCATGAAATTCGGCCATATGATAATACAATTGCTCGCTAAAAGTATTCCACATACTCTTATCTACCGGCCTTGTACGTGAAAAGCTATTGATTCCCTCCATCATCTCCTGGCGAAAGTCTTCATCCGTTTTTTTACGCCGTGCAAAGCCTACACAAGCGAAGTGAGAGGGAAGCAATTTTTCTTTATTGAGATTATAAATGGCAGGTACTAACTTACGGGCAGTCAGATCACCTGTGGCACCAAAGATTACCATGATACAGGGGGTAGCTGTTCTATGAGAACGATTGACCTCGGTAAGAGCAGGGGAAGACTCTTTAGCAATCGGAAATGTAGCTGTCGACATAAAAGTCTCCTCGAAATAGGTATTCTTTACCTGTGTTTTTAACAAACGGCTCAATATATTTCACTACAAATGAAGATATGATCGAAGGCCTTGATTGATAATGACCTTAGGTAGATTGGGTAGGTTGAGCTTGAGAAGAACATATATTCTGATCTGATTCAACCCTTAATTGCCCCAGCGATTCAATAAATTCAAAATGTTTTTTTTCCACAGGAGTAATAGATAAACGGGAGCCTTTCTCTAAAATTTTTAGCCCTTCAAGCTGAGGGTATTTTCTTAACTCAGATAAAGCGATAACTTGGGAAAATTTCTTTACAAACTCTACTTCTACCATCATCCAAATAGGATGATCGGGGGTAGCTTGAGGATCATAATAAGGGCTATCTTTATCCCATGCGGTGAAATCAGCATGAGCTTCCCGGCATATTCGGCAAATACCTACTATACCTGAAGGCTTTGCATTGGAATGATAAAAAAGCACTAAATCACCCTCTTTCATCCTATCACGCATAAAATTGCGGGCTTGGAAATTCCTTACGCCCTCCCATTCTGAAAATCCTTCACGTTGTAAATCATCGATAGAAAAAACCGAAGGTTCAGTTTTCATTAGCCAATATTGAGTGTTAGAAGCCATATGTCCCACCATGACGTAATTTCAAATGATCAAGATAATTTTGTAGGATAATGATAGCCGCAACATTGTCAACAGATTTAGCACGTTTCTTGCGATTTAGCTTCCCTTCTTTCATCGTACGTTCAGCTTGAACAGATGTAAGCCGTTCATCCCAAGAAACTACAGGAATAGAGAGTAAATTTTTTAATAGGCTTATAAAATATTGAGTTTCATCTGCCAGATAACCTCTTTTTCCATTCATTAAAAGAGGCAGCCCTATAACTAGTTCGAGCAGAGTATAATGGTTAGCTTTTTGATGCTCTTCTAAAAGTAAAACCAGCTTTTTAGCAGTATCGCTTGTTTTTTTTTCACAGCCAAGCGTCATAAAAGGTAACGCAATCGTCTTACTCTCATCAGAAACAGCGATTCCTATGCGTGCTAATCCGTAGTCTAAAGCTGCGATGCGAGTGATCAAAGGCTTTTCTACTTGGACGTCGCTCATTTTTTGGCCTGATAATCAATCATGGCTTGCACAAAAGATTTAAATAGAGGATGCGCTTGGGTAGGTTTAGATTTAAATTCAGGATGAAATTGTACACCTACCATCCAAGGATGATCTTTAATTTCAGCGATTTCACATAGTGAGGCAGATTCCAGGGTACCAGAAATGATAAAACCAGCTTTTTCCATCTGCTCTTTATATTTGTTATTAAACTCGTAACGATGTCGATGCCTTTCAGAAATTTTGTCTTGTTTATAGGCATGATGGGCTTTTGATCCTGCCTTCAAATAACAGTTATAAGCTCCCAGCCGCATAGTACCGCCCATGTCTTGAACAACTTTTTGTTCACTTAGCAAAGAGATCACGGGATTCTTTGTAAAAGGGTCTACTTCGGTTGTGTTAGCATCTTCCAGCTTAACTACATGTCTTGCAAATTCTACGGCCATCACTTGCATGCCAAGGCAAATGCCAAAATAAGGAATTTTACGCTCGCGACAATATTTTGCCGAAAAGATTTTTCCCATCCAGCCTCTCTCTCCAAAGCCTCCTGGAACCAAATAACCATCGCATCCTTTGATTATATTTTCTAAATCCACTCCCTCTTCTGCTAATTTATCAGCTTCATAGCATTTGATTTCTAGCTTATAGCCTAAAGAAATAGCTCCGTGATGCAGAGATTCAAAAACCGATTTATAGGCATCTTGATGTTGTACATATTTACCAATGACTCCTACAGTAATCGTTCCT
Coding sequences within it:
- a CDS encoding leucine-rich repeat domain-containing protein, with translation MMPPTSPSSTQANARALPTENTKDAHVGEPAKQAVTSLPCGHTLNKDDEIYCLACHKLGLRDSKVIEQYTPNYDTLPAFLQDKNNSKKGEYDLFLKDLVKKDAMQSIHTYEKSQAYYENSFKQLDPRLLLRIGIDSLVLGDLNLKKISDNQEEELLDQESKESKGKEKVSDKESEELLEEINKVRQLGAEKLQQIHPSSSPLSPLAPQPFISTSSSPTPPTNLPTGPTYIQVLSPQSTITISMSSLYKEILQIHFPEENGDFTEQASILDKIYKIKPDCSVEEKVVHIFSKLFTLSAYLAPVELEKTPKKSRAFTLSNYFSYLLNINRLLLWHKLPGGAEYLNQPKIKALSLKEKGELLSQWMEVHAKTITRLDLNFSGLIMLPSEVGKLSQLQELCIGGNQLTILPASIGRLSKLKKLVASNNHLTALPTTIGQLCQLQHLYLSHNQINTLPATIGQLSQLQSLSLDNNKLAVLPPELFQLSQLHELSLDRNRLTVLPKEIGQLPRLQQLGLNDNYLTALPTEIDQLLELRELGLNNNHLVSLPTAIGQLSNLEWLTLANNDLTAIPPAIGQLAGLQMVDLSRNQLTTLPTQLGQLSQLQELYLSHNQLTMIPPAIGQLTALRVLDLDHNQLNTLPIEVGQLSKLKNLKLSHNRLSIIPKAVGQLSKLQELGLSYNQLTALSTIIGQLTALQTLGLNHNQLASIPTDIGELLLLKVLDLSDNELNALPAALAQLSQLQSLHLSNNQLTSIPKAIGQLPRLQHLDLRRNQLAILPAKLRLPALQTIDLSHNQLATIPAGFSQFLQLQQLSFNNHPIIPPPQVPNLKKLILEGNPVHENVMNNKRY
- the pgl gene encoding 6-phosphogluconolactonase; the protein is MLNSSWKTKIQVFDDRRDVVAAGNYREALLYCVEQFIELANTCIENQGYFAVALSGGSTPKAIFQFLTSLENRGRIEWSKVLLFWSDERSVPPTHPESNYLNAMEAGFNALPLKADNIFRMQAENNIEENARHYQDLIQTKIPKKNFDAVLLGMGEDGHTASLFPQTSGLHVRNRLVIGNFIPQKNTWRMTLTYECINAASYILLYVFGKGKEDMVFQALKGPYNPELIPVQKVGTPTHKALWILDDNSKSLLAK
- a CDS encoding EVE domain-containing protein, whose amino-acid sequence is MASNTQYWLMKTEPSVFSIDDLQREGFSEWEGVRNFQARNFMRDRMKEGDLVLFYHSNAKPSGIVGICRICREAHADFTAWDKDSPYYDPQATPDHPIWMMVEVEFVKKFSQVIALSELRKYPQLEGLKILEKGSRLSITPVEKKHFEFIESLGQLRVESDQNICSSQAQPTQST
- the ruvX gene encoding Holliday junction resolvase RuvX; the protein is MSDVQVEKPLITRIAALDYGLARIGIAVSDESKTIALPFMTLGCEKKTSDTAKKLVLLLEEHQKANHYTLLELVIGLPLLMNGKRGYLADETQYFISLLKNLLSIPVVSWDERLTSVQAERTMKEGKLNRKKRAKSVDNVAAIIILQNYLDHLKLRHGGTYGF
- the zwf gene encoding glucose-6-phosphate dehydrogenase, producing the protein MVIFGATGDLTARKLVPAIYNLNKEKLLPSHFACVGFARRKKTDEDFRQEMMEGINSFSRTRPVDKSMWNTFSEQLYYHMAEFHEDEGYIRLAKLLEDLDIKYGTKGNRVFYLSTQPSFFPLIIQKLSQHNLIYNEIESPDKWSRVIIEKPFGFDLKSAKELQKEISQYLNESQIYRIDHYLGKETVQNLLVFRFSNPLFEAIWNNSHIDNVQITVGEEIGIGNRGRFFEEAGMLRDIVQNHMMQLLSLVCMEPPNSLRAEAIHNEKVKVIESIRPFSIDQMDRLIIRGQYGPGLINGQPVNGYRQEENVHPQSQVETYVALQLFIDNWRWSGVPFYLRAGKRLPKRATEIAITFKAVPGFLFNDAGKTIEQNVLVIRIQPDEGISLKINCKVPGINSPIQPVKMDFQYGSYFGATPPEAYERLILDCMSGDNTLFARADEVLASWRLLSPIHHHWQDNPVPCFPNYAAGTWGPEEANQLLVQSGRKWSLI
- the tsaD gene encoding tRNA (adenosine(37)-N6)-threonylcarbamoyltransferase complex transferase subunit TsaD; the protein is MLVLGIETTCDETACAVVKDGREILSNVVFSQIDLHQEFGGVVPELACRKHVDVLFPVIDQALQEANCKLEDIDLFSVAYGPGLIGAVLIGLNAIKTIALCMNKPYIGVNHVEAHLYAALMSNPHAEFPCLGIVLSGGHTSLICMHEIGKYELIGQTVDDAIGEAFDKVAKIMGLPYPGGPPIEALAEKGSSLRYPLKAGTVKGKPFDFSFSGLKTGVLYTYNLTSDKSDLAASFQYAAFTDILKKTLQAAEKYNCKTLVFGGGVTNNKALRKMFIEKGSHYPQYWPSPGLSLDNAAMIAGLAYHIYKHKGRGDDLTLEAATSISF